One Streptomyces sp. ML-6 genomic region harbors:
- the pth gene encoding aminoacyl-tRNA hydrolase produces the protein MSDATAPWLVVGLGNPGPEYAANRHNVGFMVADLLAERIGGKFKRAQKAQAQVVEGRIGPPGPANRRVILAKPMSYMNLSGGPVTALRDFYKVPVDHIVAVHDELDIDYGTLRLKLGGGDNGHNGLKSMTKAMGPDYHRVRFGIGRPPGRMQVADFVLKDFSSTERKELSYFVDRAADSVECLLAEGLERAQSAYNS, from the coding sequence ATGTCCGATGCCACCGCACCCTGGCTCGTCGTGGGCCTCGGCAACCCCGGCCCCGAGTACGCGGCGAACCGGCACAACGTCGGGTTCATGGTCGCCGACCTGCTGGCCGAGCGGATCGGCGGGAAGTTCAAGCGGGCCCAGAAGGCCCAGGCGCAGGTCGTCGAGGGCCGCATCGGCCCGCCCGGGCCGGCGAACCGCCGGGTGATCCTGGCCAAGCCGATGTCGTACATGAACCTTTCCGGCGGCCCGGTCACCGCGCTGCGCGACTTCTACAAGGTGCCGGTCGACCACATCGTGGCGGTCCACGACGAGCTGGACATCGACTACGGGACGCTGCGGCTGAAGCTGGGCGGCGGGGACAACGGGCACAACGGGCTGAAGTCGATGACGAAGGCGATGGGTCCGGACTACCACCGGGTGCGGTTCGGGATCGGCCGGCCGCCGGGGCGGATGCAGGTCGCGGACTTCGTGCTGAAGGACTTCTCGTCCACGGAGCGCAAGGAGCTCTCCTACTTCGTGGACCGGGCGGCCGACTCGGTGGAGTGTCTGCTCGCGGAGGGGCTGGAGCGGGCGCAGAGCGCGTACAACTCCTGA